TCACCCATTCGAGTGAACGTATGTTCGAATTTTGCACACTACACCTAGCCCCGCGGTGGCCGCCATGCGGTTCGCAGGGCCCGGGTGATTACCTGAGGCTATCTGCCACGTAGCAGCTCAGCCAGCCCCCTTTAACGTGACGTCTCCAAGATCGTCTCAGGGGTCGCACATGCCAGAAGCGCAGCAGCACCGGCTCGCCGCCCAGCTGCTGCAACGCATCCAGGACGGTATCTACCCGCCCGGCGCCGCCTTCCCCTCCTACCGCGCCCTCGCCGCCGAGTTCGGCGCTGGCCACGGTGCTGCCTATCGGGCCGTGCAGATACTCCGCACGAATGGACATCTCGAAGGGCGACCGCGCGGCCGGCTCACCGTCCGCCATCCTCCTGGTGTGCGCACCCTCGCCGACCCCGATGCCGAGTGGCCCTTCGGCCACGGCGAGACCGAGCGCTCGCGCCCCAGGGTCTCCGCAGAGCTCGCCCTTCGGCTGCGCTGCGAACCGGGTGCGCAGGTGTCGCGCGAGAGGGTCGAGCTGCTCGACCCCGACGGTCGACCCGCCATGCTTGTCACCTCGTGGTGGAGAGGGCGCCGCCGGCCCCACGCAGCCATGCGGTACGTGGTGTCCCTGCACCGGATGGCGCCCGAGGAAGCCCACATGCTCGGCATGCCTGCAGGTGCGCTGGCGCTGCTTGTGGACCGGACACGCCTGGACGCCTCGGGGTCCGTGACAGAGGTGGCTGATCTCGTACTCCCCGCGGACAGGTGGACGGTCGGAGGGTAGCCGACCGTAAAGAACTGGTCACGAGTCTGGCCGAAACACGGTGCTGACGGAAGGGTGCACCCCGCATTTATGCACTGCCGACAAAGCCCGGCGCGACTTCGGCTGCCCTGCGAAGGCAACCCTCCAACTTCGGCGCGCTGTCAGACCCTCGCCGTAGGCTTGCACTCATGCCTGAGACGATCGAGATGCCCCGCCTGACGGCTGCGGAGCTCAATGAGCAGATCCGCGTGCTCGTCCGCCGCGGGCTGCCGGCCGCCGCCGAGGAGTATCAGCGACTCGTGGTCGCCTGGGCCGAGGCGATGCGCGCCGAGCAGGCCCTCGCAGCCTAGTATCCCGCCGTGGCGATCGAACTCTCTGACGAACTCATCCGGCTCCAGCAGGAGGCCGTGGACGCGCGTGCGGCGGCAACCGCCGGGTCGTACTCGGCTGAGGCGTGGCAGCCGTGGATCGACGCGGCGGACGCTCTCCAGGCGGCCATTACGGCCTACGCCGCGGAGAAGCACCTGTTGCGCTTCGACGTCGAGAAGGAGCTCAAGTTCCGGGTCCTTCACCCTGAGGAGTATGCGGAGCGCGAGCGGAAGGCCGCCGAGAAGGCCGCGGCCGGCAAGTAGGCGGCGCATCCGGCCGCTGCGGATTCCGGTATACACGACAGAGCCCCCACCTCCCGCACGTCGGCGGAGGTGGGGGCTCTGTGCTGCGCGGCTACGGGCGCCACGCCTCGTCGAAGTCGGCGTGGCCGGCATACGGCAGGGCAAGCAGGCGCAGCGTCGGGCACGGGTACGGCAGCGGGCCGCCCCGATCGCACGTCGAGCAGACGGCCTCGTCGGAGTACTCGAAGTCGGCCGGGCCGTGCAGCTCGACGATCCTCCGTTTGGCGTCGATGTCGGCGAGCGTCTTCGGGGACTGCGGCAGGTAGTCCACGTTGGTCGGGTCTTCCTGCTCTCCGCAGTAGAAGCACGTGCCGCCGGTAGGGGCGAGGCACCAGGGCTCATGCCACGCGGGCATGGCGACCGGGGCGGCTTCCTCGCTGTAGCGGGCGTTCAGGAACTCCACCAGGTCCACGGTCACCTCCGGGAAGCGCCCCGCCCGTCGGTCGCTGTGCCCCAGTGGGGCCCGACGGGCGGGTTCGGTAGCCGCGCCAGCCAGAAGACGCGGATGGATGAGAGCAGGGTACGACCCGCCACTGACAGTCCCGGGTGACTGGCGGGCCAGCAGGCGCCTAGACTCGAACTTGTGTACGACCTGCCGCCTGATCTGCCGCGTCTCCGCACCCTGGAGACCTACCTCGCCATGCTCCTCGGCGACGTCCGGGACCGCATCGGAAAGATCGAGCAGCAGCAGGCCGCCAGCGCACCCCGCCAGGCCCTCCCCGACAAACCCGAGTACGTCCTCTCCTACCTCCGCGAACGCGGCCAGCCCGTCGCCGACAGCGTCCACCTCGGCGACTGCAAGCAGGTCAGCCACCACACCCGGCCCCTCACCCGCGAGCAAGCCCTCCAGGCCATCACCGGGGGCGGGATCCGGGCCTGCGAGATCTGCCGGCCCGACTCCACCCTCGGCGTGCTCGACAGCTAGCCACGGCGCACCCTGGAGGCATGGGTGCCCCGATAGTCGTCCACCGCCCCAGCCCCTCCGGCGGCCGGCGCGTCACCGTCGGCGACGAAATCCTCGGCCTCGCACACAGCGATGGCGACGTCCTCGAATTCCTGCGGCGAGCCGGCCTGCCGGACGCTGAGCAGCTCCTCGACGATCCGCAGTGGGTCGAATGGCGAGGCGGGCGCGCCCACCGCTATGAGGCCGCGTAGGGCATGCGCCTGGCCTCCCGTGGGGAGCCGGGAGGCGGCGCGGCCCCGCCCACGCGGGCGACGCAGGGCGGGGCCGGTGCGGTCCACCTGGGGGATGTCGCCAATGGGGGTGAGCCGCTGCCGCCACACTGCACCCGTCGGCAGGCGAAGCGCTAGAGGCGTGCACGAAAGAGACGGCGGCATATGACGAAGCCCGCCCCGACGGTATGGCCGTGGGCGGGCTTCGCCGTGCGGCTCCTACTTCGGGCACTCCGTCGGCTCGCCGGGGATCCCGATGTGTCGCGGCTGCTTCGGCAGCTCGCTGGGGGTGTGCGGCGGGACCACGATCGGCTGGCCGCAGCCACAGATGGAGGTGATGGGGGCTTCGTCTGCCACAGAGACTCCTATGTGAGGTCGCTTTTGCGTGTCCCAGTTGAACCGAGGAAGGTCGGACTCCGCACCTCTACAAAGTTGTTCGGAGTGTCGCGCACGGCCGACGTCAACGCTGGATGGTTCCGGGGGCGAGCAGGCTAGTGAGCTCGGCAATGGCCTCAGGGGACGGCTTGAAGTACTTGCGGACGTTCTCGGGCTTCTTGTGCCGTGACTTCGCCATCAACATCAGCAGGGATGCGCCCTGCTCGCCGAGGTGAGTAAGCGCCGAGTGCCGGTACTCATGCAGATCCCATCCGCTGCCCTCGCCAGAGGTGGCGGTCGCCTCGTCGAGTAGAGCGCGCGCCTGGCCGTAGGAGAGGCGGGCGAGTCCCGTGTCGGGGCAGACATCGCGGGCGCTGACGACCTTGCCTGGGCCCGGCTTGCGGTGAGCCACGAAGACCGGGCCCCGGGTTCGCCCCTTAAGGAGGCGTGGGAGCAGGCGGGCTGTCCCGGCATCCCAGTAGACCGTCTCAAGGACGAAGTCGTCCCGAGCTTCTCCGCGGCGGCGCGTCTTGGCCTTGGCGCCCTTCGCCTTCACCTGGCAGCGGCGGCCGGCGAAGTCGAGGTCTTCGATGTTGAGGGCAAGGATCTCGTCGGAGCGGGCTGCCGTCTCGTACAGCATGCGCCAGAGCGTCTTCTCGCGCAGATGGATGTCGCGCCGACCGATGAGGCGGTCGATCTCCGTCTTGGATCGCGCGGGGGTGTCGCTGTCGGGTGGGGTGATGCGCTTCGACCAAGGCGGTACGGACGGGCCGCCATATCCGCGCTCCTGGCACCACGTGAACCAGGACTGCACCGCCGCGCGACGGGCGTTCCACGTGTTGACAGCAGACGTTCCCCAGAGTTGCTCCA
The DNA window shown above is from Streptomyces showdoensis and carries:
- a CDS encoding tyrosine-type recombinase/integrase → MGNVVQLPTGKALTIQAAADRYLDALNNPNTARNYGIGVRKAVEHIGAGRPLDSITDDEVGQTLEQLWGTSAVNTWNARRAAVQSWFTWCQERGYGGPSVPPWSKRITPPDSDTPARSKTEIDRLIGRRDIHLREKTLWRMLYETAARSDEILALNIEDLDFAGRRCQVKAKGAKAKTRRRGEARDDFVLETVYWDAGTARLLPRLLKGRTRGPVFVAHRKPGPGKVVSARDVCPDTGLARLSYGQARALLDEATATSGEGSGWDLHEYRHSALTHLGEQGASLLMLMAKSRHKKPENVRKYFKPSPEAIAELTSLLAPGTIQR
- a CDS encoding GntR family transcriptional regulator produces the protein MPEAQQHRLAAQLLQRIQDGIYPPGAAFPSYRALAAEFGAGHGAAYRAVQILRTNGHLEGRPRGRLTVRHPPGVRTLADPDAEWPFGHGETERSRPRVSAELALRLRCEPGAQVSRERVELLDPDGRPAMLVTSWWRGRRRPHAAMRYVVSLHRMAPEEAHMLGMPAGALALLVDRTRLDASGSVTEVADLVLPADRWTVGG
- a CDS encoding DUF6221 family protein; this encodes MDLVEFLNARYSEEAAPVAMPAWHEPWCLAPTGGTCFYCGEQEDPTNVDYLPQSPKTLADIDAKRRIVELHGPADFEYSDEAVCSTCDRGGPLPYPCPTLRLLALPYAGHADFDEAWRP
- a CDS encoding DUF6233 domain-containing protein gives rise to the protein MYDLPPDLPRLRTLETYLAMLLGDVRDRIGKIEQQQAASAPRQALPDKPEYVLSYLRERGQPVADSVHLGDCKQVSHHTRPLTREQALQAITGGGIRACEICRPDSTLGVLDS